In the genome of Xanthocytophaga agilis, one region contains:
- a CDS encoding queuosine precursor transporter, whose protein sequence is MVLSGIFLTNAIISEIIGAKMFSLESVFGFPPAQIPIGSFKQDFNLPAGALPWPIVFITSDIINEYFGPKGVKRVSYLGAILITYGFLIIFVSTHLPPAQFWLDVNKGDNNFDINFAFSKIFRQGLNIIVGSIAAFLLSQLLDAYVFQYLRNITGSKRIWLRATGSTIISQLIDSYVVIFIAFYVFGNWSFAQVLSTGVNSYLYKVSMALLLTPGLYIAHIIIDKYLYSKSED, encoded by the coding sequence ATGGTTCTGAGTGGCATTTTTCTTACAAATGCAATTATCTCAGAAATCATTGGAGCAAAGATGTTTTCACTGGAATCCGTATTTGGTTTTCCTCCTGCCCAAATTCCAATAGGCAGTTTCAAACAAGATTTTAATTTGCCTGCAGGAGCACTTCCCTGGCCTATTGTATTTATTACCTCAGATATCATCAATGAATATTTTGGACCGAAAGGTGTAAAACGGGTAAGTTATCTGGGAGCAATTCTTATTACGTATGGGTTTCTGATTATTTTTGTTTCTACCCATTTACCGCCTGCTCAATTCTGGTTGGACGTAAATAAAGGTGATAACAACTTTGATATCAATTTTGCCTTCTCAAAAATCTTCCGTCAGGGTCTCAATATCATTGTAGGATCTATAGCTGCTTTTTTACTAAGCCAGCTCCTTGATGCCTATGTCTTCCAATATCTAAGAAATATCACTGGAAGTAAAAGAATCTGGTTGCGGGCAACAGGTTCTACTATAATCTCACAGTTAATAGATAGTTATGTAGTTATTTTTATTGCATTCTATGTATTTGGCAACTGGTCTTTTGCACAGGTTTTATCGACAGGTGTTAATAGTTATTTATATAAGGTAAGCATGGCATTATTGCTTACACCGGGATTGTATATTGCACATATAATTATTGACAAATATTTATACTCTAAATCTGAAGACTAA
- a CDS encoding ribonuclease Z produces the protein MQLLFSTALAFTLKILGSSSATPAFGRYPTSQLLQVEQDYFLIDCGEGTQFQLLKYQCKINRINHIVISHLHGDHFYGLVGLLATMNLNGRTEDLHLYGPPLLSDVITNQFRCSETWLIYTVHFHALDPIQQVIYENDVMTVSTIPLNHGIPCTGFLFQEKTRKRRIKKETLPDYISPHQIKRLKEGKDLFDENGTLLYHNSDLTLSPRKSLSYAYCSDTAYYEPVIEQIHNVDLLYHEATFMNSEAERALKTHHSTAHDAAKIAKLANVDKLLIGHFSARYKDLSPLLEEARSIFPNTQLATEGTTISLAD, from the coding sequence GTGCAACTTTTATTCAGTACTGCATTGGCTTTCACATTAAAAATATTAGGTAGCAGTTCTGCCACTCCCGCCTTTGGCCGATATCCCACCTCGCAGCTTTTACAGGTAGAACAAGATTACTTTCTGATAGACTGTGGTGAAGGAACACAGTTTCAATTATTAAAGTATCAGTGTAAAATCAATCGTATCAACCATATAGTCATCAGCCATTTACACGGAGATCACTTTTATGGGCTGGTTGGTCTGTTAGCAACCATGAATCTTAATGGTCGCACTGAAGACCTACATTTATATGGACCTCCTCTCCTCTCTGATGTTATTACAAACCAATTCCGATGTTCCGAAACATGGCTTATCTATACAGTTCATTTTCATGCGTTAGACCCTATCCAACAGGTTATATATGAAAATGATGTGATGACTGTTTCCACCATTCCACTTAACCATGGCATTCCCTGCACAGGTTTTTTATTCCAGGAAAAAACACGCAAACGCAGAATCAAAAAAGAAACATTGCCAGACTATATTTCCCCTCATCAGATCAAACGTCTGAAAGAAGGAAAAGATCTTTTTGATGAGAATGGTACACTCCTTTACCATAACTCCGATCTTACTCTTTCACCCAGAAAGTCGCTTAGTTATGCTTATTGCTCTGACACAGCTTATTATGAACCTGTTATAGAACAGATCCATAATGTTGACCTCTTATATCATGAAGCAACATTTATGAATTCAGAAGCAGAAAGAGCTTTAAAAACTCATCATAGTACAGCACATGACGCTGCAAAAATAGCGAAGCTTGCCAATGTAGACAAACTCCTGATAGGACATTTTTCAGCACGCTACAAAGACTTATCCCCATTACTTGAAGAAGCTCGCAGTATTTTCCCTAATACACAACTTGCAACAGAAGGGACTACTATATCTTTGGCTGATTAA
- a CDS encoding STAS domain-containing protein: protein MKFTLDKQEKYVLIQLHESKLDATLTPLLKTELVTFNAEGYKNIILDLSETKYMDSSGLSAVLTGNRLCKESEGLFVLTGLSDHVQKLIKISQLESVLHILPTTPEAVDAVFFHELESEFGKEETE, encoded by the coding sequence ATGAAATTCACGCTAGATAAACAGGAAAAATATGTATTAATTCAGTTGCATGAAAGCAAACTTGATGCAACCCTGACCCCTTTGTTGAAAACAGAACTTGTAACGTTCAATGCAGAAGGATATAAAAATATTATTCTGGACTTGTCTGAAACCAAATACATGGATTCGTCAGGACTAAGTGCAGTACTTACAGGTAATCGTCTCTGCAAAGAATCTGAAGGATTATTTGTATTGACAGGACTTTCTGACCATGTACAAAAACTGATTAAGATTTCTCAACTGGAAAGTGTACTCCATATACTTCCAACCACTCCAGAAGCAGTTGATGCAGTTTTCTTTCATGAGTTAGAAAGTGAATTTGGTAAAGAAGAAACTGAATAA